The following nucleotide sequence is from Kineobactrum salinum.
ATCAAGCTGCTGCTCATGCCCGCCTGTGCCTGGCTGCTCTGGCTGGCAGCAGGACAGGACGGGCTGGCGACGCGCGTGGCAGTCTTCCAGGCCGGCATGCCATCGATGATTTCCGCCGGCGCCATCGCCATTGGCGCCGGACTGGCACCGCGACTGGTGGCCGGCACGGTCGGGCTCGGGCTGATGCTGTCGTTTGCAAGCCTGCCGTTGTTGTATTGGCTGTTGGTGGGATAATCAGCGCGCCGGGCACGCTTCGAACGCGAGTGTGGCTTTAACGGTGATACTCACCAGCGCGTTCAGGCTGGTAGATCACCTCTTCAACACGAACCCGGAGCACCCCGCCGCCCGGCTTTGGCCACTCCATGGAGTCACCTACCGAAAGTCCGATCAGGGCGCTACCCACCGGGGCCAGAATCGAGATCTTGTCGCTGGTGGCGTCCATGTCCTTGGGGTATACCAGGGTCAACGTGAAATCTTCGGACGAAGACTCCACCCGGAATCTTACCGTCGAGTTCATTGTTATAACTGTGGCTGGTATGTCCTTGGGGTCAACAATATCTGCCCGGGCCAGCTCTGTCTCCAGCTCCTCGCTGCCCGGAAAGGAACCATGGGGTAGAGAGTCCAGCAGGGCTTCCAGTCTTTCGGCGTCCAGGGATGACATGATGATCTTTGGTCTGGTAGTCATTTTGAATTCACTCAATGGTTTCAGGCTAGATGCCATAATCCCGTTCAATCCTGGCGATCCGGACCTTGAACTCAGTATACCAGACCTCGTGGCCAAGTTTCTGCGCCTCTTGATGCTCGCTGTGCTGCTTCCAGCTTCTGATGGCTTCAAGACTCTCCCAGTAGGAAACCGTAATGCCCAGTTCCTCCCGGGCCGACTCCACCCCCAGAAAGCCCTGCTGCCGGGAAGCCAACTCAAGCATTCGCTGCGCCATGGCGTCATAGCCGTTATCGCCTTCTGTGCGAAGCGACGTGAAGATGACTGCGTAATAGGGTGGCGGCGGTGTCTGGGCGATGTTTGGGATGGTTTCCATGGTTTCCCTGGGCCAGTGACCAAGCGTCATTATGCCGCAGATGAAAGGTCTTCCGCCACTGGCGCCGCGCAGGATTCGTGCGAATCACGGCGAGCAGCTAGACTACTGAAAACCCTGTCGCCCGAGGTCCCGGTGGCCGCGGACTGCTGAATCTCATCGACGTCCGGCGCGCTGCCACGGCGACTGGCGATGGCGGGGAAAAGACGGTAATGTGTTGTCCAGCACATACCACAACCAGGAGGATATCGGCGCGACAGTCGCCGCAGTGTCAAGCTGTGTTCCCCGCGTTTTCCCCGCCACTGTCGTGTCACATGCCATGCTACTCGCCACTGATCTCGACGGCACTTTCCTTGGCGGCAGCCAGACAGCGCGCCTGAAACTGTACCAGCTGGTTGCCTCACACCCGGATATCCGCCTGGTGTTCGTCACCGGGCGCGGACTGGAATACGTACTGCCGTTGCTGGCAGATCCTACGGTTCCCCAGCCCGACTACATCATCGCCGACGTCGGCGCGACGGTAGTACTCGGTGACTCCCAGCAGCCAGTATTCGAAATCCAGGATGACATAGAGCGAATCTGGCCGGGGGACCGCGTAGTGGCCGATGCGCTGGCGCATTTGCCGGCACTGCAGCGCCAGGAGGTGCCACAGGAGCGGCGCTGTTCCTTTTTCTGTGAAGAACACGACATCGATGATGAAGTGCGGCGCATCGTGGAGAGTCTCGACTGTGACCTGCTGTTTTCAGCCGGCAAGTATTTTGACGTTCTGCCGAAAGGCGTCGACAAGGGACGCACACTGCAGCGACTGGTGGAACATCTGGCGGTAGACCCCGAGGATGTACTGGTGGCGGGCGACACCCTGAATGACCTGTCCATGTACGAGACCGGGTTCAAGGGCGTTTGCGTGGGTGACTCGGAGGCGGGTCTGCTGACTGCGACAGCGAATCTCGCCCGCGTGTATCACGCCACCAGCCCCGGTACGGGCGGTATTCTTGAGGCTTTCGGGTATTTCGGTTTTCTCGGCAGCGAGGGGGTCGACGCCGAACTTTCGCCAGTATCCGAGCCCGGCAAATCGGATCTCGTCATCGTCTACCACCGCCTGCCCTACGAAGAATTCATCGAGGATGGCGAACGCAAGCGGCGGCGTCCCAAGTCGCCCAACGGTATTATCCCCACCCTGCTGAGCTTCTTCGCCGACGGCAAGCCCGGCTCCTGGGTAGCCTGGGCCATCGATGCTCCCGGTCTGGGCGAATTCGAGGTCCACACCGAGGTAGACGTGCAACACTATCCGAAGCTCGTCGCCGCGCGGGTGGCGCTGACCGAAGACGAGGTGGAGATCTTCTACAAGCGCTTTTCCAAGGAGGCTTTCTGGCCCACGCTGCACACATTCTGGGAGCGCGCGATCTTTAATGAGTCACACTGGGAAGTGTTTCTTGAGGTCAACAGGCGCTTCGCCGAGAGCGCGGCCGCCGAGGCTGCCGACAATGCGGTGGTATGGATCCACGACTACAACCTGTGGATGGTGCCGGCCTATCTCCGCGAATTACGCCCCGACGTGACCATCGCGTTCTTTCACCACACTTATTTTCCCTCCGCCGATGTGTTCAATGTGCTGCCCTGGCGCCGGCAGATTGTCGGCAGCCTGCTGCAGTGCAACTACATCGGCTTCCACATCCCGCGCCAGGCCGAGAATTTCGTCGATGTTGCCCGTGGCGTGATGCCGGTAAAGATCAGCAAACGCGTCAATTGTGCGCCGCGTTTTCTGACCTACGGTTGTGCAGTGGGCCTCGAGGAGATGACCACCGAGATCGAGGTGGCCGAGCGCCATATCGGTCTGGGCGCGCATCCGGTGGGGCTGGATATTGGGCGCGTCGAGCGCGCGCTGGAGGACCCGGCACAGAAGGAACGTATCGCCGCGTTGCGCGAGGAACTGGACGGCGTGCGCATGGTACTGGCCGTGGAGCGGCTCGATTTTACCAAGGGCATCCTGGAGAAACTCCAGGCCTTTGAACACCTGCTGGAGGAAAACCCCGAGCTACTGGAGAAAGTCACACTGATCACCATCTGCGTCCCCGCGGCGGCCGGGATGAAAATCTATGACGATCTGCAGGCGCAGATTGAACAGACGGTGGGGCGCATCAACGGGCGTTTTGCCCACATCGGCTGGACCCCGGTACAGTTCTTCTTTCGTGCGGTGCCGTTTGAACAGCTGGTGGCCTACTACGCGGCGGCCGACGTCATGTGGATAACGCCACTGCGCGACGGTCTCAACCTGGTGGCGAAGGAGTATGTCGCCACGCAGGGGCTCACCAGGGGTTGCGGGGTGCTGGTGCTGTCGGAGTTCGCCGGCGCCGCAGCCGAGCTGCGCGGGCCCATTCTGACCAATCCGCACGATCCCCATGAACTGGTGACGACCTGCTATCTCGCCCTGACCATGAGCCGCGACGAGGCCCGCCGGCGCCTGGCGGAAGCCTTCAATTCGGTCTGCTATTACGATATCGCCCTGTGGGGAAATGAATTCATGGCAGCGGTGCGCGCCCATGCTCCCCTGCAAGGAACGCAGGCGAAGACAGCCGCGAGCGGCTGAGCATTGCCTCGCGTCAATTTCAGAGCTACCACCCAGGAGCGCGACAATGGCCTTGCGTAACGCCGTTCAGCTGATTTGCTATCCCGACCGCATCGGCCATAACCTGCAGGACCTGAAAACGGCGCTCGATCGCCATTTCGCGGATGCGATAGGCGGCCTGCATATACTGCCCTTTTACCCCTCCAATGCCGATGCCGGTTTCTCGCCGCTGACGCACAAGGAGGTGGACCCGCGCTATGGCGACTGGGGCGATATCGAGGCCCTGGCAGAACAATTTGATCTCTGCGCGGATGTCACGATCAACCACATTTCCGACGAATCCGTGGAGTTCAGGGATTTTGTGCGTCACGGCTTTGAGTCCCGCTACGCCGACCTGTTCGTCGATGTCGACAAATTTGGCGAAATCACACCGGACGATCTGGCCCGGATCCATATCCGCAAGGAAAAGGAGCCCTTTCGGGAAGTCAGCTTCGATAGCGGCGGCAAGGCGCGTGTCTGGTGTACCTTCACCGAACATCAGATCGACCTCAACTACGATGCGCCGCTGGCCTACACGCTGATGGAGGACTACATCACCTTCCTGGCGGGCAAGGGCGTCAAATTGCTGCGCCTGGATGCCTTCGGCTACACCACCAAGCGTATCGGCACCAGCTGTTTTCTGGTGGAACCGGATGTCTACCGCTTGCTGGAGTGGGTGAATGACGTCGCTCACCGCCACGGAGCGGAATGCCTGCCCGAGGTACACGACAACTGCAGCTACCAGTACGCCCTCAGCCGCCGCGATATGCGGCCCTACGGCTTTGCCCTGCCACCGTTGCTACTGTATTCCCTGCTCGACGCCAACAGCGTGTATCTGAAGAACTGGCTGCGCATGTGCCCGCGCAACATGGTCACAGTGCTCGATACCCACGATGGCATCTGCATACCCGATGTCGAGGGTGTGCTGCCGGACGACAAGATCAGGAGCCTGATCGACAACATCAACGCGCGCAGCGCCGACCCCATTCTGCGCAAATCGGCAGCCAGCATTCACAGTGTCGGTGCCATCTACCAGCTCACCTGCACGTATTACGATGCGCTGATGCAGAACGACGATACCTACATCGCAGCGCGCGCGATACAGTTTTTTACACCGGGAATTCCCCAAGTGTATTATGTCGGCCTGCTCGCCGGCTGTAACGATGAAGAGCTGATGGAGAGTACCGGCGAGCTGCGCGACATCAACCGTGCCTACTTCAGCCTGGAGGAAGTAGCTCGGGCGACGGAGAAGCCGGTGGTGCAACGTCTGCTCAAGTTGATGCGTTTCCGCTCCCACTACCCCGCCTTCAATGGGCACTTCGAGCTGCAATACTCGAACGAGTCCAGCGTTGCCATGGCCTGGCGCCACGGCGAGCACTACTGCGCACTGTTTGTGGACCTCAAGTTCAAGACCAGCAGCATTGTCTACCTGGACGAAGACACCCAGGCGGAAGTCACGTTCCGCGCCTGAAATAAAGAACGGCGACGCCCAGGGCGTCGCCGTCTACAGTGACGAGCTCGGCGGCCGCTATCAGATATCGAACCGGTCCAGCGTCATCACCTTGGCCCATGCCGCGACGAAGTCATTGACGAACTTCTCGTCGGCATCGTTCACCGCGTAGGCTTCGGCAACGGCGCGCAGCTCTGTGTTGGAGCCGAACACCAGGTCAACCGGCGTGGCGGTCCACCGGGGTTCGCCCGTGCTGCGATCGACACCCTGGTAGAGGCCCTCGGTCTGGGAGGACTTCTTCCACTGGGTGGACATATCGAGCAGGTTAACGAAGAAGTCGTTGCTCAGGGTCCCGGGGCGATCGGTGAGGATACCGTGCGGCGAGTCGCCGGCATTCGCGTCAAGGGCCCGCATGCCGCCCACCAACACCGCCATTTCAGGCACAGTGAGAGTCAGCAGGTTCGCCTTGTCCACCAGCATTTCCGCGGGCGAGGCGGGGTTGCCCTCGCCGAAGTAATTGCGAAAGCCATCGGCCCTGGGTTCAAGCACCGCAAACGCTTCTGCATCGGTCATCTCGGGCGATGCATCCGCCCGGCCCGGAGTGAACGGAACCTGCACTTTGTAGCCGGCCTCACTGGCAGCCTGTTCAATGGCCGCGGCACCGCCCAGAACAATCAGATCGGCGAGTGACACCTGCTTCTTGCCGCGACGTTGGCCGTCGTTGAACTCCTGCTGAATGTCTTCGAGGCGCATCAGCACCTTGGCCAGCTCCTGCGGATTGTTGACGGCCCAATCCTTCTGCGGCGCAAGGCGGATACGGGCCCCATTGGCGCCACCGCGCTTGTCCGAGCCGCGGAACGTAGAGGCCGATGCCCAGGCAGTTCTGACCAGTTCGGCCCGGCTCAATCCGGAATCCAGAATGGCTGACTTGAGTTTGGAGATGTCCCGGCTGTTGACCAGCTCATGCTCCACTTTCGGGATGGGATCCTGCCACAGCAGTTGCTCTTGCGGCACCTCGTCACCGATGTAGCGCGCGCTCGGCCCCATGTCGCGGTGGGTCAGCTTGAACCAGGCCTTGGCGAAGGCCAGCTCGAACTCTTCCGGATTTTCATGGAAGCGCTTCGCAATTTTCCGGTAGGCCGGATCTTCTTTCAGGGAGAGATCGGTGGTGAACATGATGGGGGCGTGCCGTTTGGAGTCATCGTGGGCGTCGGGCACCATATTGGCAGCGCTCTCGTCACTGGGTACCCACTGGACCGCACCCGCGGGGCTCTTCGTCTGCACCCACTCAAAGCCGAACAGGTTGTCCAGGTACTGCGTGGTCCAGGCTGTCGGGTTGATCGACCATGCCCCTTCCAGACCGCTGGTAATGGTGTCCTCGGCATTGCCCTTGCCGCACTTGTTGCTCCACCCAAAGCCCTGCTCCTCCATGCTGGCAGCGGCGGGCTCCGATCCCAGGCAGTCGCCGGGTTTGTGGGCTCCGTGCGCCTTGCCGAAGGTGTGACCACCGGCGATCAGGGCAACGGTTTCCTCGTCATTCATTGCCATGCGGCCAAAGCTTTCACGAATGTCCCTGGCGGCCGCCAGCGGGTCGGGATTGCCGTTCGGCCCCTCGGGGTTTACGTAGATCAGGCCCATCTGGACCGCGGCAAGCGGTTGTTCCAGCTCCCTGTCACCGGTGTGCCGCTCATCCCCGAGCGGCTCGGTCTCGGGGCCCCAGTAGACCAGGTCGGGCTCCCAATCGTCCTCGCGGCCGCCGGCAAAGCCGAATGTCTTGAAGCCCATCGATTCCAGCGAGACATTACCCGTCAGCACCATCAGATCGGCCCAGGACAAACTGTTGCCATATTTTTGCTTGATTGGCCACAGCAGGCGTCGGGCCTTGTCCAGACTGACGTTGTCCGGCCAGCTGTTGAGCGGCTCAAACCGCTGCTGACCGCCGCCGGCTCCGCCGCGGCCATCGGCGACGCGGTAGGTGCCGGCACTGTGCCAGGCCATGCGAATGAAAAACGGACCGTAGTGACCGTAGTCAGCGGGCCACCAGTCCTGGGAATCGGTCATCAGGGCCTCGATGTCTTTTTTCACGGCATCGAGATCCAGCGCTGCAAATGCCTCGGCGTAGTCAAAATCCTCACCCAGCGGGTTGGACTCGGCCGCGTGCTGGCGCAGAGGCCGCAGGTCCAGCATATCGGGCCACCAGTTCTGGTCGGACATCGATTCGCGCTGGGCACTGGCAGTGTGAACGGGGAGAAGAAATGCCGTGGCAAGTGTCACGGCGGCAATTAATGGCGTCGTCTTTTTAAACATTGAGAGCCTCTTTGATTATCAGTGCATCACATTCTGTTGCCGGGATCTCACCGACAAGTTGAATTCCCATCCCATGCCAACCGATCAAACAAACTACTCGACACGGTAAAACCAGGCTACCCCAAGGACCATGATCGGGGTTAGGACATTAACTGGAATTTGAGCTTCTAAAAATCCGAAGATCCGGGACGTGCGCCAATTGGCTCGCGCCGGCGCAAATTCACCGGTCGAGCCGCGCCACTGCCTCCCTGGCCAGCGGCGACAGCTCGCCGCCATCCTCGCGCAGATACTCGCTGAGCTGGATCTTCATGCTGCGGGCCCAGAAGCGGCGCATGTGGTTGGCAACCTGGTCCGCCGCATCGGCCTCGCTGCCGGCGCCGTGCTGCAGGTTCGCGGCAATCTGGTTAGCCATGCGGATCAGGCTCTGCAATTCTCCTGTACTCACGGTGCATGCCGGCGGCTGGCTGACCCGGCCAAGGGGTCGTGGTAGATCACGTGGCGCCCGGGACGAGCGAAGCCAATCAACAATTGCCCGGCCCGCTGCGCGTAGTCAATCGCCAGCGATGTCGGGGCCGAAACAGCCACCAGGGCGCCGATGCCCACCGCGCAACTCTTCTGCACCATTTCATAGCTGGCCCTGCTGGATACCAGCACAAAGCCCCCGGTGTGCATGTCCTCCTCCCGCCGCAACAACGCGCCAATCAGCTTGTCCAGCGCGTTGTGTCGCCCAACATCTTCGCGCAGCATCAGGATATCGCCCTCCGGACTGCACCAGGCGGCACCGTGACTGGCGCCGGTTTCCGCCTGCAGCGGCTGGTGGGCCCTGAGTACGGCCAGCGCGCGCTGGACCGCGGCATCGCTCAGCGGCGGCGCCGTCACCCGCGCCACCGGGCGCAATACCTCGGCCAGCGATTCGGTGCCGCACAGACCACAGCCGGTGCGGCCCGTCAGGTTGCGGCGCCGGCGCTGCAGGCCCGCCAGGCGCTGTGTGGCGATCTGCATCTCCACCGAGATGCCCTCGGGAGCAGCGGCAACAGTACAGTCGTACAGCTCGCCGGTTCGCTCCAGAATGCCCTCGCTCAGGCTGAAGCCCAGTCCCAGCTCCTCGAGGTCCGTCGGTGTCGCCATCATCACCGCATGAGACACGCCGTTATAGACCAGCGCCACCGGCACTTCCCGGGCGATGCTGTCGCGGGCTTGCTCGCGCCGCGGCCGGTCGCTGCAATAGACGCTCACTGGCACCGTGCTGGTCGGCATGATCAGAGTTCGGCGCCATCCGCCGCGAGTTCGCGCCGGCCCTCGCGGTGCAGTTGCCGCTGCTGCTCGTCAAAGGACTGGAACTCGCGCTGCCAGGCCGAGGGCTGGCTCACTTTCTCCACCTGCACCGCGGTCACCTTGTACTCCGGGCAGTTGGTCGCCCAGTCGGAGCTGTCGGTGGTGATGACATTGGCGCCGCTACCCGGATGATGGAAGGTGGTGTAAACCACCCCCGGCAGCATGCGGTCGTTGACCCGGGCGCGCAGCACGGTGTGTCCCGCGCGGCTGGTTATGCCCAGCCAGTCACCGTCTTGGATCCCGCGCACTTCTGCATCATGGGGATGCACTTCCAGCACGTCCTCGTCGTGCCACTGCTGGTTGTCGGTGCGCCGGGTCTGGGCGCCGACATTGTATTGCGACAGGATCCGGCCGGTGGTCAGCAGCAGCGGGTATTTGCGGTTGGTGCGCTCCTCGGTGGCCACGTACTCGGTGATCGCGAAATTGCCCAGCCCGATCGGAAAGTCCCGCTCGTGCATGATCGGCATGCCCTCGGGGTAGGCATCGTTGCAGGGCCACTGGATGCTGCCCAGGCGGTCGAGCTTGGCATAGCTGACGCCGGCAAAACTCGGGGTCAGGCGGGCGATCTCGTCCATGATCTGCGACGGGTGGCTGTAGTCCATCGGGTAGCCCAGCGCGTTGGCCAGATCCACGGTGACCTCCCAATCCTCCTTGCCCGCCAACGGCGCCATCACCTTGCGCACCCGGTTGATGCGGC
It contains:
- the ggpS gene encoding glucosylglycerol-phosphate synthase, producing the protein MLSSTYHNQEDIGATVAAVSSCVPRVFPATVVSHAMLLATDLDGTFLGGSQTARLKLYQLVASHPDIRLVFVTGRGLEYVLPLLADPTVPQPDYIIADVGATVVLGDSQQPVFEIQDDIERIWPGDRVVADALAHLPALQRQEVPQERRCSFFCEEHDIDDEVRRIVESLDCDLLFSAGKYFDVLPKGVDKGRTLQRLVEHLAVDPEDVLVAGDTLNDLSMYETGFKGVCVGDSEAGLLTATANLARVYHATSPGTGGILEAFGYFGFLGSEGVDAELSPVSEPGKSDLVIVYHRLPYEEFIEDGERKRRRPKSPNGIIPTLLSFFADGKPGSWVAWAIDAPGLGEFEVHTEVDVQHYPKLVAARVALTEDEVEIFYKRFSKEAFWPTLHTFWERAIFNESHWEVFLEVNRRFAESAAAEAADNAVVWIHDYNLWMVPAYLRELRPDVTIAFFHHTYFPSADVFNVLPWRRQIVGSLLQCNYIGFHIPRQAENFVDVARGVMPVKISKRVNCAPRFLTYGCAVGLEEMTTEIEVAERHIGLGAHPVGLDIGRVERALEDPAQKERIAALREELDGVRMVLAVERLDFTKGILEKLQAFEHLLEENPELLEKVTLITICVPAAAGMKIYDDLQAQIEQTVGRINGRFAHIGWTPVQFFFRAVPFEQLVAYYAAADVMWITPLRDGLNLVAKEYVATQGLTRGCGVLVLSEFAGAAAELRGPILTNPHDPHELVTTCYLALTMSRDEARRRLAEAFNSVCYYDIALWGNEFMAAVRAHAPLQGTQAKTAASG
- the rnk gene encoding nucleoside diphosphate kinase regulator is translated as MTTRPKIIMSSLDAERLEALLDSLPHGSFPGSEELETELARADIVDPKDIPATVITMNSTVRFRVESSSEDFTLTLVYPKDMDATSDKISILAPVGSALIGLSVGDSMEWPKPGGGVLRVRVEEVIYQPERAGEYHR
- a CDS encoding formate dehydrogenase subunit delta produces the protein MSTGELQSLIRMANQIAANLQHGAGSEADAADQVANHMRRFWARSMKIQLSEYLREDGGELSPLAREAVARLDR
- the fdhD gene encoding formate dehydrogenase accessory sulfurtransferase FdhD: MPTSTVPVSVYCSDRPRREQARDSIAREVPVALVYNGVSHAVMMATPTDLEELGLGFSLSEGILERTGELYDCTVAAAPEGISVEMQIATQRLAGLQRRRRNLTGRTGCGLCGTESLAEVLRPVARVTAPPLSDAAVQRALAVLRAHQPLQAETGASHGAAWCSPEGDILMLREDVGRHNALDKLIGALLRREEDMHTGGFVLVSSRASYEMVQKSCAVGIGALVAVSAPTSLAIDYAQRAGQLLIGFARPGRHVIYHDPLAGSASRRHAP
- the gtfA gene encoding sucrose phosphorylase; the protein is MALRNAVQLICYPDRIGHNLQDLKTALDRHFADAIGGLHILPFYPSNADAGFSPLTHKEVDPRYGDWGDIEALAEQFDLCADVTINHISDESVEFRDFVRHGFESRYADLFVDVDKFGEITPDDLARIHIRKEKEPFREVSFDSGGKARVWCTFTEHQIDLNYDAPLAYTLMEDYITFLAGKGVKLLRLDAFGYTTKRIGTSCFLVEPDVYRLLEWVNDVAHRHGAECLPEVHDNCSYQYALSRRDMRPYGFALPPLLLYSLLDANSVYLKNWLRMCPRNMVTVLDTHDGICIPDVEGVLPDDKIRSLIDNINARSADPILRKSAASIHSVGAIYQLTCTYYDALMQNDDTYIAARAIQFFTPGIPQVYYVGLLAGCNDEELMESTGELRDINRAYFSLEEVARATEKPVVQRLLKLMRFRSHYPAFNGHFELQYSNESSVAMAWRHGEHYCALFVDLKFKTSSIVYLDEDTQAEVTFRA
- the katG gene encoding catalase/peroxidase HPI, whose product is MFKKTTPLIAAVTLATAFLLPVHTASAQRESMSDQNWWPDMLDLRPLRQHAAESNPLGEDFDYAEAFAALDLDAVKKDIEALMTDSQDWWPADYGHYGPFFIRMAWHSAGTYRVADGRGGAGGGQQRFEPLNSWPDNVSLDKARRLLWPIKQKYGNSLSWADLMVLTGNVSLESMGFKTFGFAGGREDDWEPDLVYWGPETEPLGDERHTGDRELEQPLAAVQMGLIYVNPEGPNGNPDPLAAARDIRESFGRMAMNDEETVALIAGGHTFGKAHGAHKPGDCLGSEPAAASMEEQGFGWSNKCGKGNAEDTITSGLEGAWSINPTAWTTQYLDNLFGFEWVQTKSPAGAVQWVPSDESAANMVPDAHDDSKRHAPIMFTTDLSLKEDPAYRKIAKRFHENPEEFELAFAKAWFKLTHRDMGPSARYIGDEVPQEQLLWQDPIPKVEHELVNSRDISKLKSAILDSGLSRAELVRTAWASASTFRGSDKRGGANGARIRLAPQKDWAVNNPQELAKVLMRLEDIQQEFNDGQRRGKKQVSLADLIVLGGAAAIEQAASEAGYKVQVPFTPGRADASPEMTDAEAFAVLEPRADGFRNYFGEGNPASPAEMLVDKANLLTLTVPEMAVLVGGMRALDANAGDSPHGILTDRPGTLSNDFFVNLLDMSTQWKKSSQTEGLYQGVDRSTGEPRWTATPVDLVFGSNTELRAVAEAYAVNDADEKFVNDFVAAWAKVMTLDRFDI
- a CDS encoding antibiotic biosynthesis monooxygenase family protein, whose product is METIPNIAQTPPPPYYAVIFTSLRTEGDNGYDAMAQRMLELASRQQGFLGVESAREELGITVSYWESLEAIRSWKQHSEHQEAQKLGHEVWYTEFKVRIARIERDYGI